GCAACGCCTGCATTCCTCGGGTGAGCGCCGCCGTTTCTGGGAGCGTCTTTTCTACGGGCGTTTTTCCAACCTGGTGGCGGCGGGACAAATTTCTCAGGCGGAAGAAGAGCTGCGACAGCAGCTCGAACAACAGCAACACGAGCAACAACAAGCCGCCGTCAATCGGGGGGAAGTCGCGCTGGTCGGCGCCGGTCCCGGCGATGCCGGATTACTGACGTTGCGTGGTTTACAGGTTATCCAACAGGCGGATGTGGTGCTGTATGACAACCTGGTGAGCGATGATGTGCTGGAATTGGTGCGCCGCGACGCCGAACGTATCTGTGTCGGCAAGCGAGCCAGCGCCCATTCCGTCCCTCAGGAAGAGATCAACCGATTAATTATCTCATTAGCCCGGCAAGGAAAACGGGTGGTTCGTCTGAAAGGCGGCGATCCGTTTATTTTCGGCCGCGGCGGCGAGGAGTTGCAACAGGTGGCGCAGGCCGGCATTTCCTTTCAGGTTGTGCCGGGCATTACCGCCGCCGCCGGCGCCACGGCTTACGCCGGTATACCGCTAACGCACCGGGACTATGCCCAGAGCGTCATCTTTATTACCGGCCATTGCCGGCCTGACGGTCAGGCGTTGGAGTGGTCGACGCTGGCGCGCGGTCGTCAGACGCTGGCGATTTATATGGGCACGGTGAAAGCCGCCGATATCGCTCAGCAGTTGATCGCCCATGGCCGTTCGGCCGAAACGCCGGTGGCGGTGATTGGCCGGGGAACCCGGCAGGATCAGCAAGTATTGATCGGCACCTTGCAACAGTTGGAACAATTGGCCCAGCAGGCACCGACGCCAGCGTTGCTGGTGATTGGCGAGGTGGTGAATTTGCACCATCAGATCGCCTGGTTTGGTCAGCAGTCGCTGGCGGCGCGGCAAGACAGCCGTCCGGCGGTAGTGAATTTGTCTTAAGGGAAAGGTTATGGACGAGAAACGACTCACTCATTTACGGCAGTTAGAGGCCGAGAGTATTCATATCATCCGCGAAGTGGCGGCGGAATTCAGCAACCCGGTGATGATGTACTCCATCGGTAAAGACTCCTCGGTGATGCTGCATCTGGCGCGCAAAGCGTTTTTTCCAGGATCGCTGCCTTTCCCGCTGCTGCATGTGGATACCGGTTGGAAATTTCGTGAAATGTACGAATTCCGCGACCGCACGGCGAAAGCATACGGGTGCGAACTGCTGGTTCATCGCAACCCGCAGGGGGAGGCGTTGGGCATAAATCCGTTTATTCACGGCAGCGCCAAGCATACCGATATTATGAAAACCGAAGGGTTGAAACAGGCGCTGGATAAATATGGTTTTGATGCCGCATTCGGCGGCGCACGGCGCGATGAAGAAAAATCCCGCGCGAAGGAACGCATTTACTCCTTCCGCGACCGCTTTCACCGCTGGGATCCGAAAAGCCAGCGTCCGGAGCTGTGGCACAACTATAACGGTCAGATCAACAAGGGCGAAAGCATCCGCGTATTCCCGCTGTCTAACTGGACCGAGCTGGATATCTGGCAGTACATCTATCTGGAAAACATCGACATTGTGCCGCTTTACCTGGCCGCGATGCGCCCGGTGCTGGAGCGTGACGGCATGTTGCTGATGGTGGATGACGATCGTATCGATCTGCAACCAGGCGAAGTGATTGAGCAACGCATGGTGCGTTTCCGTACCCTGGGCTGCTGGCCGCTGACCGGCGCGGTTGAATCAAACGCGCAAACGCTGCCGGAAATCATTGAAGAGATGCTGATTTCCACCACCAGCGAACGTCAGGGACGGATGATCGATCGCGATCAGGCCGGTTCAATGGAGTTGAAAAAGCGTCAAGGGTATTTCTGAGGAGCCGTCGAATGAACCAGTTTGTTGAACAACAGAATGTGATCGCCAAGCAGATTGCAGATCAAGGGGGCGTAGAGGCCTATCTGCGCGCTCAGCAGGATAAAACCCTGCTGCGTTTT
This window of the Brenneria goodwinii genome carries:
- the cysG gene encoding siroheme synthase CysG encodes the protein MNYLPIFADLRDRPVLVVGGGDVATRKIELLQRAGAEIKVAAQSLSEQLTAQHHAGRLEWVARRFTPELLSDVFLVIAATDDRELNAAVFEAANQRHLLANVVDDQPKCSFIFPSIVDRSPLMVAISSGGQAPVLARLLREKLEALLPVTLGTMAQLAGGWRDRIKQRLHSSGERRRFWERLFYGRFSNLVAAGQISQAEEELRQQLEQQQHEQQQAAVNRGEVALVGAGPGDAGLLTLRGLQVIQQADVVLYDNLVSDDVLELVRRDAERICVGKRASAHSVPQEEINRLIISLARQGKRVVRLKGGDPFIFGRGGEELQQVAQAGISFQVVPGITAAAGATAYAGIPLTHRDYAQSVIFITGHCRPDGQALEWSTLARGRQTLAIYMGTVKAADIAQQLIAHGRSAETPVAVIGRGTRQDQQVLIGTLQQLEQLAQQAPTPALLVIGEVVNLHHQIAWFGQQSLAARQDSRPAVVNLS
- the cysD gene encoding sulfate adenylyltransferase subunit CysD, with the protein product MDEKRLTHLRQLEAESIHIIREVAAEFSNPVMMYSIGKDSSVMLHLARKAFFPGSLPFPLLHVDTGWKFREMYEFRDRTAKAYGCELLVHRNPQGEALGINPFIHGSAKHTDIMKTEGLKQALDKYGFDAAFGGARRDEEKSRAKERIYSFRDRFHRWDPKSQRPELWHNYNGQINKGESIRVFPLSNWTELDIWQYIYLENIDIVPLYLAAMRPVLERDGMLLMVDDDRIDLQPGEVIEQRMVRFRTLGCWPLTGAVESNAQTLPEIIEEMLISTTSERQGRMIDRDQAGSMELKKRQGYF